A window from Microbacterium ginsengiterrae encodes these proteins:
- a CDS encoding LysR family transcriptional regulator ArgP, protein MAAIPPDLASTVSAIVDGGSLEAAARALRITPSAVSQRLKTLEQQVGRVLVVRGRPATATAAGEAVVRMARQVQLLEHDALAELGLADEGDRVSVPLAVNADSMATWFLSPLARLSAEHDIDFDLHRDDQDFTARLLESGEVMAAVTSEAVPVTGCTVTALGVLSYEAVATSSFVERWFPEGVTAEALRHAPFVDFDRRDGLQHRWLDSRGVDADGVPRHYVPASHDYAMAVRLGLGWGMLPGPQLVEATASGAVRRLGGPPIRVPLYWQQWNLRSRLLDAIAAEVAAEAIRVLER, encoded by the coding sequence ATGGCTGCCATCCCTCCCGATCTCGCATCGACCGTCTCGGCGATCGTCGACGGGGGGAGTCTGGAAGCGGCGGCGCGTGCGCTGCGGATCACGCCATCCGCTGTCAGCCAGCGACTGAAGACGCTCGAGCAGCAGGTCGGACGGGTCCTCGTCGTCCGTGGCCGACCGGCGACCGCGACAGCGGCAGGCGAAGCCGTCGTCCGCATGGCCCGACAGGTGCAGCTTCTCGAGCACGACGCTCTTGCCGAACTGGGGCTGGCCGATGAGGGGGATCGGGTGAGCGTGCCGTTGGCAGTGAACGCCGACTCCATGGCGACGTGGTTCCTCTCCCCGCTCGCGCGCCTGAGCGCGGAGCATGACATCGACTTCGACCTGCACCGCGACGACCAGGACTTCACGGCTCGGCTGCTCGAATCCGGGGAGGTCATGGCCGCCGTCACGTCCGAGGCCGTCCCCGTCACCGGGTGCACCGTCACCGCCCTTGGTGTGCTGTCGTACGAGGCCGTGGCGACGTCCTCATTCGTCGAGCGGTGGTTCCCCGAGGGCGTCACCGCCGAGGCGCTCCGGCATGCTCCGTTCGTCGACTTCGACCGTCGAGACGGCCTGCAGCACCGGTGGCTCGACTCCCGTGGCGTGGACGCCGACGGCGTTCCGCGCCACTATGTGCCGGCATCCCACGACTACGCCATGGCGGTTCGGCTGGGCCTCGGCTGGGGCATGCTCCCCGGCCCCCAACTGGTGGAGGCCACGGCATCCGGCGCCGTCCGCCGACTCGGCGGCCCGCCCATCCGGGTCCCCTTGTACTGGCAGCAGTGGAATCTGCGGTCTCGGCTGCTCGACGCGATCGCCGCCGAGGTCGCCGCGGAGGCCATACGAGTGCTCGAACGCTGA
- a CDS encoding LysE family transporter — MLSFFSGLGLGLSLIIAIGAQNAYLLRQGIRREHVLTVVVICTVSDAVLILAGVAGLGYLIERVPWLVVAAQWLGAAFLLVYGVLAGVRALRGSAEGLTPDAPDARPSGNGRLPAVALTTLALTWLNPHVYLDTVLMLGSIAATHGSARWVFAAGAITASILWFTALGYGARRLSGRLSTPRAWQILDGVIAVIMIGLAATLVVQALQV, encoded by the coding sequence GTGCTCTCCTTCTTCTCCGGCCTCGGGCTCGGACTCTCCCTCATCATCGCGATCGGCGCGCAGAACGCCTATCTGCTGCGTCAGGGGATCCGCCGTGAGCATGTGCTCACCGTCGTGGTGATCTGCACCGTCTCGGATGCCGTGCTGATCCTCGCCGGCGTCGCGGGGCTCGGCTATCTCATCGAGCGTGTGCCGTGGCTCGTGGTCGCGGCACAGTGGCTGGGGGCTGCGTTCTTGCTGGTGTACGGCGTCCTCGCCGGGGTCAGGGCGTTGCGCGGGTCCGCAGAAGGGCTCACGCCGGATGCGCCGGATGCCCGTCCTTCCGGCAACGGTCGCCTCCCTGCCGTTGCGCTCACCACGCTCGCTCTCACCTGGCTCAACCCGCACGTGTACCTCGACACCGTGCTGATGCTCGGGTCGATCGCTGCGACGCATGGCAGCGCGCGCTGGGTGTTCGCGGCCGGGGCCATCACCGCGAGCATCCTGTGGTTCACGGCGCTGGGGTACGGCGCGCGTCGACTGAGCGGCAGACTGAGCACCCCGCGGGCGTGGCAGATCCTGGACGGAGTGATCGCGGTGATCATGATCGGCCTCGCGGCGACCCTGGTCGTGCAGGCGCTCCAGGTCTGA
- a CDS encoding amino acid ABC transporter ATP-binding protein: MSLDDRPVRGDHEALLTARGLHKSFGENEVLRGIDLTVHRGEVVVLIGPSGSGKTTVLRSLNGLETPDAGTLTVEGGPKIDFADRVTKSTRFALRDRSAMVFQHHNLFPHLTVLQNVIEGPWRVQGRPKAEAVDAARGLLARVGLSDKENAFPHELSGGQQQRVGIVRALALRPDLLLFDEPTSALDPELVGEVLLVIKELADEGWTMVVVTHELAFAREAADHVLFLDHGVVVEEGPPERLFTAPAHERTRRFLARIMRPLDSADDEGSGPAA, encoded by the coding sequence ATGTCGCTCGATGACCGCCCCGTACGCGGTGACCACGAGGCGCTGCTCACCGCACGCGGGCTGCACAAGAGCTTCGGTGAGAACGAGGTGCTCAGGGGCATCGACCTGACCGTGCACCGGGGTGAGGTCGTCGTGCTGATCGGTCCCAGCGGATCGGGCAAGACGACGGTCCTCCGTTCGCTCAACGGTCTCGAGACGCCCGACGCCGGCACACTCACGGTCGAGGGCGGGCCGAAGATCGACTTCGCCGACCGTGTGACCAAGAGCACGCGATTCGCCCTGCGCGACCGGTCGGCCATGGTGTTCCAGCACCACAATCTCTTCCCGCATCTCACGGTCCTGCAGAACGTGATCGAGGGGCCGTGGCGCGTGCAGGGACGCCCCAAGGCAGAGGCGGTGGATGCCGCACGCGGCCTGCTCGCGCGGGTCGGCCTGTCGGACAAGGAGAACGCGTTCCCCCACGAGCTCTCCGGCGGTCAGCAGCAGCGGGTAGGCATCGTCCGCGCGCTGGCGCTCCGTCCTGACCTGCTGCTCTTCGACGAGCCCACCAGCGCGCTCGACCCCGAGCTCGTCGGCGAAGTGCTGCTGGTGATCAAAGAACTCGCCGACGAGGGCTGGACGATGGTCGTCGTCACCCACGAGCTCGCTTTCGCTCGAGAGGCGGCCGACCACGTCCTGTTCCTCGATCACGGGGTGGTCGTGGAGGAGGGCCCGCCCGAGCGGCTGTTCACCGCGCCCGCTCACGAGCGCACGCGCCGTTTCCTCGCGCGGATCATGCGTCCGCTCGACAGCGCGGACGACGAGGGATCCGGTCCCGCCGCCTGA
- a CDS encoding amino acid ABC transporter permease — MEAWDVFLSSVGPIALAGLIGTIPLALISFALGLALALGLALMRISEHRILSVIARVYISIIRGTPLLVQLFVIFYGLPSIGLVVDPWPSAVVALSLNVGGYAAEVIRAAILSVPKGQWEAAYTVGMGRSRTLTRIILPQAARVSVPPLSNTFISLVKDTSLTSLILVTELFRVAQQIAAFNYKFMIVYLTAALVYWVFCLVLSAGQNLLERRLDRHVAR, encoded by the coding sequence ATGGAAGCCTGGGACGTCTTCCTCAGTTCGGTCGGGCCCATCGCTCTGGCCGGGCTGATCGGGACGATCCCGCTCGCCCTCATCTCCTTCGCCCTCGGGCTCGCTCTGGCGCTCGGGCTGGCGCTGATGCGCATCTCGGAGCACCGCATCCTCTCCGTCATCGCACGGGTCTACATCTCGATCATCCGCGGGACGCCGCTGCTCGTGCAGCTGTTCGTCATCTTCTACGGGCTGCCCTCCATCGGGCTCGTCGTCGACCCGTGGCCGAGCGCGGTCGTCGCCCTGTCGCTCAACGTCGGCGGTTACGCCGCCGAGGTCATCCGTGCGGCCATCCTGTCCGTGCCCAAGGGGCAGTGGGAAGCAGCGTACACGGTCGGGATGGGACGCTCACGGACGCTGACGAGGATCATCCTTCCGCAGGCGGCGCGGGTGTCGGTGCCGCCGTTGTCGAACACGTTCATCTCGCTCGTGAAGGACACCTCCCTCACCTCCCTGATCCTCGTGACCGAGCTCTTCCGCGTCGCTCAGCAGATCGCCGCGTTCAACTACAAGTTCATGATCGTGTACCTCACCGCGGCGCTGGTGTACTGGGTGTTCTGCCTGGTGCTCTCCGCCGGCCAGAATCTGCTCGAGAGGAGGCTGGACCGCCATGTCGCTCGATGA
- a CDS encoding amino acid ABC transporter substrate-binding protein, whose translation MSRRMIAIASFAIAGLALTACSSGGGETSGDAGSEYGLVNGGTLTVATEGTYRPFSFHEGDGTGDLVGYDVEIIEAVADKLDLEVKFEETQWDAIFAGLDAGRFDLIANQVTINDEREAAYLFSAPYTASPGVIVVNADDDSITSFDDLAGKTTAQSLTSNWYQLATDSGANVEAVEGWAQAVSLLKQGRVDATINDKLTFLDYETTEGDTSLKIAAETDDAGLSAFVFTKDKEALVEAIDEALAELRADGTLAEISEKYFGADVTE comes from the coding sequence ATGTCGCGTCGCATGATCGCCATCGCCTCCTTCGCCATCGCAGGCCTTGCTCTGACTGCCTGCAGCTCGGGAGGCGGGGAGACCTCCGGCGACGCGGGTTCCGAGTACGGTCTGGTCAACGGTGGCACGCTCACCGTCGCCACCGAGGGCACGTACCGTCCCTTCAGCTTCCATGAGGGCGACGGAACCGGCGATCTCGTCGGTTACGACGTCGAGATCATCGAAGCGGTCGCGGACAAGCTCGATCTCGAGGTGAAGTTCGAGGAGACGCAGTGGGACGCGATCTTCGCGGGGCTCGACGCCGGCCGCTTCGACCTCATCGCGAATCAGGTGACGATCAACGACGAGCGTGAGGCCGCGTACCTCTTCAGCGCGCCATACACCGCATCCCCCGGCGTCATCGTCGTGAACGCCGATGACGACTCGATCACTTCGTTCGACGACCTCGCAGGCAAGACGACCGCCCAGTCCCTCACGAGCAACTGGTACCAGCTGGCCACCGACAGCGGCGCGAACGTCGAAGCGGTCGAAGGGTGGGCCCAGGCGGTCTCGCTGCTGAAGCAGGGACGCGTGGATGCCACGATCAACGACAAGCTGACCTTCCTCGACTACGAGACGACCGAGGGGGACACGAGCCTGAAGATCGCCGCCGAGACGGACGACGCCGGGCTCTCCGCCTTCGTGTTCACCAAGGACAAGGAAGCGCTCGTCGAAGCGATCGACGAGGCTCTCGCCGAACTCCGCGCCGACGGCACTCTCGCGGAGATCAGCGAGAAGTACTTCGGCGCAGACGTCACCGAGTAG